The genomic DNA TTGAACCCGTAGAGCGGCTCCAGACGCTTGATGGAGTAGCTCTCGACGGACGCCCGGATGCCCTGCCGCACCACGCGATAGAGGTCGACGAACACCTTCCCCCGCAGGAGCTGGTCCACGTGCGCCTCGCGGGTGGCGTAGCGCCCCGCCAGCCGCTTCATGGCGCCGGTTTCATAGGGTGCGTAGTGATAGACGTGCATGCCGGGGTGATCGGCCCATCGGTCCATGATGAGGTCAACGCAATCCTCGAACGCCTGCCGTTCGGCCGCCGGCGTCACCGTGCCGTCCGCAATCGACCAGAACGCGTGGAACGTTGGATCGCCCGCGGCGTCGGGCCATCCCGGCTCGATGACGCCGAAGAGGTAGTCGACACCGTCGATCTCCTCGGAGCCGAAGAAGGGATCGCCCTCCAGGTCCAGGAACAGGTCCCCCGGCGACGGCTCCGGCAGCGCCCAGAGACCGCGGTCCGGCACCAGCGTGCCGTCGCGGTCGCGTTCGGGCGGGATGCGTTCGGAGATGACGCGCCCGTCGCCGCGAACTTGAATGGCCGCCTGGGCCTGCGCCCGTTCCAGCGACTCCGGGCTAACGCCGTCCAGCCGGTCCGGCAGCGGCGGCGAGGGGTTGGCCAGCCCGCGTCGAGTGGTGACGTCGATGGCGTGAAGCGCGCGCCGCTGGCGGGAGGTCAGGTTGGCCACCAGCGCCAGGTCGTCCTCCTGACGCCATTGGTCACGGCATGTCTGGCTCCAGCGGCAGAAGTCGCAATGACCGACAGGCTCGGGCTTCGAGACGACCGGAACCGCCGGTTCAAGCTCGTCCAGCATCGCTTCGAACTCGCGGGCGACCAGGCGGCCGTAGGCCGCGAAGTCGGCCACCCGCAGGCTTTCTGTTCGCCGCGCAACGCCGCCCAGCGCCAGGTGCATCCGCTCCGGCTGCCGCCCCTGCATCGCGCCCAGCAGGTTGGAGTACATACCGATCTGGAGCACGGCCGGAGCCGTTGGATGGCGCGCCAGCTTCGTGTCCCAGACTTCGTAGCTCCACGACCCGAGGTCGCTCGGCGTTTCCACGCGCCGCAAGAAGTCGGCATACCCCAGTCGCCGGTCGCCGAGCAGCACGGCCTGGTAGATCACGTCGACGCCGTCACGCATCGCTCGCAGCGTGGCGTTGTGCTGAGGTCCAACGGCCGCGGAACCCGAAACGGTATCGGGCGGTCGGATTTCCTCGATCCTGAGACTCTGGGCCCGCAGCCCTTCGAGGAAACGCTCCTCGTACTCGCGGCCCCGCCGGGCCATGCGGTCGAGCACCGGGTCGTCCTGAAACGGGCGTTTGAGATGGCGCAGCGCCGCCGCCCGCTCTAGGTTCGCCAGGTGCCGGCACTCCAGAAACGCCACCAGATCGGTGGCCGAGTAGACCAGGCGGTCGTCAATCAGTTGCATCGCGGATTCACCAGCCCGTCCCGTGGCCGCCGGCTGGGCGACGGCCACACGTGCGATCAGCGCGAGCGCCCCGTCAACATACTTCGCCAGACGCAAGCGGCGAAACCCTCATCTCAACCGGTGAAGAGGGCGCGCGTGGGGCTTTGCACAGTGGCTGAACACGCATTGGGCTCGAGCGGCCGGTGGCGCTTGCAGCGTAGTCGGTCCGTCATCGATAGTTCTCGGGCCTAGCTGATCGTGAAGGCCCATTCATGCCAGCCATGCTCGCGTGGCTCGATCATTCCGAGGCTGAACAGCGAAGAGCCCGCGAGATCATCAAGTTTTTCATGCAGCCCGAGAGTCGCGACGAGCTGGGCATCGGCGGGATTCGCGATGCGCTTAGCAACACGCTGTTTCCCGGGACCTCGATGCTGCTCACGCGCGCCCGATACCTCCTATTCATTCCCTGGCTGTATCGCGAGGGCGCGCGTCGCGGACACAGCGGCACGAAGCTCACCCAGTGGGTCGAGTGGAATGAACGTCAGCTCATCGGCGCGCTGCGCAACGGCGGCGATCACGAGGGCTTGATCGGTCGCTACTTTGGCCCAGCTGTCCGAGACCTCCCCTCCGGCATCTATTGGAACACCCTGCGACGCTTCGGGATATTGCGCCGCGAAGTGACGCCGGGCCAGGTCGTGGGCCTGCCGCAGCACACACGCCTAGCGGACGACGCCACCGAGTTTCTCGGGCACTCCAACGCCCTCTGGGCGCCCACGCTGCCCCAGCCTCCGGCTCGATTCTTCAACTTCGAGCGATGCGACTTCGCCCTCACCCGCGACGAGGCGACCTGGCTCGCCGAGCAGATCGTCAATGCCGTGCCCGAGACCCTGCTCGAATTCCTGGTCGCCCGTCGGAGCCGCATTTCGGACAGCAGCAGGTACGCCTGGGAGGATCCGGACGCTGATGCGGTGAGCGGTCGCGTCCGCGACGCACTTGACGAAGCGCGCCGCTTCGCCCTGTCCATGCACGGGGCCGCGCTGCTCTACAACGTGCTCCTCGCCGAGCGCGCCGAGAATCTCGGGCTCTCCAAGTTCGATGGTCGTCGGGAGGAGTTTGTCGCCGAGCTTGACGCGTGGCGTGCCGAGCACGACGACAGCGACATCGGCGACTGGGATCTGAACGGGCTGTGGGCGCTGGTTGCAGCGAGAGGCAATCCCGCCGCGGCGCTCACGCGGTCATTCGTGTCCGACTGGGTTGGCCTGGCGCGCGGCACGCGCGGCGCGGGGCTCGCGGACGATGGCAACGCGCGGGCGTTGATTTGGAAACGGGAACAGCAGCACAAGCGCGGTCAGGCGCGGCTCAGCAATGACCGGCTCATGCGCCAGTGGGGCGGCGCCTCTGGGTCCTGGCGTCTGACCTTCCGCTGGCGAGTCGTGGCGCGACTCCTCAATGACATGGCCGACGGGCGGGAGAGAAGTGGTGCTGGCGCCTGATAGCCGCGAACTCTTGCTCGACGCCCTGCGACCGCCCCCGCGGCACTCCCTGGATCACGCGGTCGCGACAACGTTCACTCTCGATCTCGAAGTTGCCCTCATGGTCCCGCTCGCGTTCGCGGGCTTTCAATTCGACGAGCAGTCGGATCCCGTCGAGATCATGCAGGCGCTGCGCGCGATGAGCGGCCGCATGGACATCTTCTGCCAGGCTGGCGCCATCCACGCCGGGAAGTGGCCGTCCGACCTGGTGGCTCTGCTCGAGAGCAGCATCCACGCGGCGGCGCCCCCTCGGCGAGGCCACATCTTTCATCCGAAGACCTGGGTGCTCCGATTCCGCGGTCCGACCCAGGAGCTGTCGTACCGGCTCCTGGTGCTCTCCCGCAACCTCACGACGAGTCGCAATTGGGACACCATCCTCCGGCTTGACGGGCAGCCGCGGCAGCGAACCAGCGCCAACAGCGAATCCCTTGCGCGGTTCGTTCGCGCGCTGCCCGAGCTGGCCATCTTGCCGATTTTGCCGGACCGACGCGAGTTGCTCGATGCTTTCGCCGACGAATTGGTGCGGGTTGAATGGGAGTTGCCGTCGGGCGTGCGCGAGGCCCACTTCCACCCCATCGGACTTCGGAACGCGCCCCCGTTTCCGGTTGAGGAGCACTTCAGCGGCTATCGAAGACTCGCGATCTCGCCGTTCCTCGGCGCCGGTGCGCTACGGCGGATCTTGCGGCCCAGGGCCGGACAGACGTCCATTCTCGTCTCGTGCGGCGAGGAGCTCAATGCCCTCCCCTCGGATGCGCTCGAACACGTGGATGTCTACGAGATCGATCCGACGGCGAGTCTTTCCGGGGATGATGTCGAGGACGACGGGTTCCAGACCTTGTCGACCAACCTGCACGCCAAGCTCTTCGTGGTGGAGCGCGCCCGGCTGGCGCATCTCTTCGTCGGCTCCGCCAATGCGACCCACGCCGGCCTCAGCGACAACGTCGAGTTCCTCTGTGAACTCGTCGGATCGGTTGCGAAGTTCGGGGTCAATGCGATTGTGGGTGACGACGCGCCGTTTCGCGCCATGCTGATGCCCTACGTGGCCTCCGCCGCGGCGGAAGGCGACGAAGCCGGCGAGGCCGAACGGGGGCTCACGGATCTGCTGTTTGGCATCGCATCCCGCGTTGGCTTTCGCACCACCGTCACGAAAGAGGACGACGGATGGGTTGCCCGGATTACCGCCAATGGCTTGCTGCCGCCGATACCCGAGGACTCCAGGCTCACCATCGCTCCCCACAACCGCGACGACGAGGCTTTTCCAATCGCTCCCGCCGAGCCGGTTGACGTCGAACTGCCGCCCCGCGAGCTCGCGGATATCACCGCGTTTCTTCGGCTCACGGCTAGCCGGACGGTCGAGGGCAAGCCGCTGCAATGCTCGGCCGTGGTCTGTTCGCGGCTCCACGGTGCGCCGGACGAGCGCTTCCAGACCATCCTGGCCCGGCAGATCGACACGCCGGAGAAGTTCATGCGGCTACTCGCCCTGCTCATCGGCTTCGCTGCGGACGGTGGCGTTCCCATCGCCGCGACGGGCGATGGACAGGGGAGTTGGTCGGCCGGCGCCGCACAGGGCGTCCTGGAATTGCTCGCGCGCGCCCTGTCCGAGAGGCCCGATTCCATCGATCACCTGGAGGAGATTGTCGAGCACCTCCGCCGATCACAATCCGTCCCGTCCGTCTTGCCTCGAGGCTGGGACGACGTCTGGCTGCCGGCCCTGAAGGCGCGGCGCGCGATGCGCGCAGCGGACCCATGACGCTCAAGGCCCGTAGTGGCCCGGCCGGTACGCTGAGCGACTTCCAGCGGGCCACCGCCGAGCATGCGTTCCGGCGGCTCTATCTCGATCAGGACTCGTCGCGACGATTTCTCGTGGCCGACGAGACGGGGCTGGGCAAGACGCATGTCGCGCGGGAAGTCATCGCCCTGACCCTCGATCACCTTCAGCAGGTCGACGGCGTGCGTCGCATCGACATCGTCTACGTGTGCTCCAACGCAGACATCGCCGCTCAGAACATCCGCAAGCTCAACGTGACCGCGTCCGACTCGGAGACCACGACCTTCGCCACGCGGCTGAGTCTGCTGATCACGCAGCCGGACGTGCTGAAACCGACGACGGGCGGCGAAGGAAAACCGACCACGTTCGTGGCCTTCACACCGGCCACGTCGTTTCAGTTTGGCTGGCAGATGGGAACGGCCGCGGAGCGCGCCGTGCTCTATGTGCTCCTTCGCAGCCACCTGGGTTTGCGGCGGGCGCGGGCTACGGCGGCGCAGCGGATCTTCCAAGGATTCGTGGCCAGCCGGCGTCGATTCGTCAAGTCGTACGTCGCGTACGCCCGGGCCAAGCGCTTCGAATCCAGCATCCGCCGGGCGTTCCTGGAGGAGTTCGACCGGAGCTGCGAGCGGGAGTCGCTCCTCGCGCTGGTCGATGAAGTCGTGGGACGGCGGGCGCTGACCGCTGACCAGCACAAGGCCGCTCGCTGGATCGTCGGCAGCTTGCGCCGGATGCTCGCGCGAGCCGCGGTGCATGCGCTGGAGCCGGATCTCGTGATCCTGGACGAGTTTCAGCGCTTTCGGGACCTGCTCGACGTGAAAACCGGCAGCGAAGCGGCCGAATTGGCCAATGACTTGTTCACCCAATCCGACGCGCGTGTGCTGTTGCTCTCGGCAACGCCGTATAAGCCATTCACCTATGCCGAGGAGACTGCGGAGGGCGGCGGGCACTACGAAGATTTTCTGAAGACACTCCAATTCCTCGCTGCCTGGGACGGGCCGGTGGATCACCTTCGCGCCGATCTCGACGCGCTGCGCCAAGCGGCGCTCTCAGGCGAGCCGACGGCGGTGATCCGCGATCGCGTGCAAGTCCAGCTCCGGAGGTGGATCGCTCGCACCGAGCGGCCCACGGGCGCCCGCCAGATCACCACGTTGGCGCCGACTCGGGGTCGGTTCGGAGTCCAGGCGGACGATTTCTTGGGCTACGTCACGTTGCGGCGGATCGCCGACGCGGTGAAAGCGCCGCTGAGCGTCGAGTACTGGAAGTCGGCCCCCTACTTTCTCAACTTCCTGACCGGCTATCGCGTCGGAGAGCACGTCCGCGACGCGATGAAAGTTCCGGATCAACGGGCCGGATTGCTGCCGGTGCTTCGCGGCGCGCAGCGGATCGCACGACCCAGCGTTCAGCGCTTCCAGCCGGTCGAGTGGGCAAATGCTCGAATGCGAGCGCTAGCCGAGGAGACGCTCAGTCCAGGCTGGTGGCAGTTGCTCTGGATGCCGCCCTCCCTGCCCTATCACCGACTCGGCGGTCCGTACGCGTCGATCGATTCGACCGCGATCACCAAGAAGCTCATTTTCTCGAGCTGGGTCGCCGCTCCTTCGGCCATCGCCTCCCTCCTGAGCTACGAGGTCCAGCGGCGGATCTTCACGAGGGCCAGGGGATCCGAGATCGAGAACACGCCCGCGGCCCGAGCGGCGATTTCGAGACGGCTCGACTATCGGATGTATGAGGGCCGGCCCGCCTCGATGTCGGCGCTGGCGTTGTTCTGGCCGCAACCGGCGTTGGCGTCCC from Chloroflexota bacterium includes the following:
- a CDS encoding helicase-related protein; the encoded protein is MTLKARSGPAGTLSDFQRATAEHAFRRLYLDQDSSRRFLVADETGLGKTHVAREVIALTLDHLQQVDGVRRIDIVYVCSNADIAAQNIRKLNVTASDSETTTFATRLSLLITQPDVLKPTTGGEGKPTTFVAFTPATSFQFGWQMGTAAERAVLYVLLRSHLGLRRARATAAQRIFQGFVASRRRFVKSYVAYARAKRFESSIRRAFLEEFDRSCERESLLALVDEVVGRRALTADQHKAARWIVGSLRRMLARAAVHALEPDLVILDEFQRFRDLLDVKTGSEAAELANDLFTQSDARVLLLSATPYKPFTYAEETAEGGGHYEDFLKTLQFLAAWDGPVDHLRADLDALRQAALSGEPTAVIRDRVQVQLRRWIARTERPTGARQITTLAPTRGRFGVQADDFLGYVTLRRIADAVKAPLSVEYWKSAPYFLNFLTGYRVGEHVRDAMKVPDQRAGLLPVLRGAQRIARPSVQRFQPVEWANARMRALAEETLSPGWWQLLWMPPSLPYHRLGGPYASIDSTAITKKLIFSSWVAAPSAIASLLSYEVQRRIFTRARGSEIENTPAARAAISRRLDYRMYEGRPASMSALALFWPQPALASRTDPLDAARDHAETPSVERLLEWAQERVQPVVGPAGHTASTASAVWHWFAPTHADRDGSLASALLGAHQSTLTEALAGDTPEHRALDAHVEQALTALDGENPESERPADLLTTSALLGLGAPGNIAWRALNRLKRPDDSVTELGQWRAAAILASGLRSVFARPVSILLLDSLYAGSGSMRDDDGIYWRRVARYCIDGGLQAVLDEYIHHLAGEAGVAATTDEGLIALAATARRAIAVRESVYRATDIDNFDGEGIAFPSRCAMRFGSARQSQDEARLPEVRAAFNSPFWPFVLATTSVGQEGIDFHWWCHSVVHWDLPGNPVDFEQREGRVDRYKGHAIRKNVAAAHRSAALAPGVRDPWTAVFETASAESDHDLGGLSPCWIFPGNAQLHRRIMALGLSRDEDRWARLQESLALYRLAFGQPRQEDMLAALERRGIDGNPDRMADLRIDLRPPAPRATH
- a CDS encoding DUF6361 family protein — translated: MPAMLAWLDHSEAEQRRAREIIKFFMQPESRDELGIGGIRDALSNTLFPGTSMLLTRARYLLFIPWLYREGARRGHSGTKLTQWVEWNERQLIGALRNGGDHEGLIGRYFGPAVRDLPSGIYWNTLRRFGILRREVTPGQVVGLPQHTRLADDATEFLGHSNALWAPTLPQPPARFFNFERCDFALTRDEATWLAEQIVNAVPETLLEFLVARRSRISDSSRYAWEDPDADAVSGRVRDALDEARRFALSMHGAALLYNVLLAERAENLGLSKFDGRREEFVAELDAWRAEHDDSDIGDWDLNGLWALVAARGNPAAALTRSFVSDWVGLARGTRGAGLADDGNARALIWKREQQHKRGQARLSNDRLMRQWGGASGSWRLTFRWRVVARLLNDMADGRERSGAGA